GTTGTGCTTGAAGTCATCTAACGATTTGCCTTGATTCGACGAAGTTCAGCAGGCCCACAAGGGTGATCAGCTGAATGTTTTTCCTGTCACAGTGGCACCAAGTTACAGCGGACGTCCGCGGTTCGCTTAGGGCGTCGTCAAGGACATTTTGGTAAAAGCCTGCATCGTCGGAGGGCTACCGGAAAGGCAACTCCTGCCGCGCCATGGACACCTCCGACCTATGGAAGTTGGCAAGCGTTTTTCCCACGGCTTCACCCCCTCGCCGAATACAGCTTCGCTGTCGTCTTCGTGCCCGGAAGGCGCCATCAAAGCGAAGTGGGCGGACGAAGCGCCGAAAGGCCGGATCTAGGGGCCGATTTTCACTCGGAGCACGCACATGTGCTTGCAGCTGAATCAGATGAATCGGCGCCCTTTCAAGGAGCTCGCGCGCGCGTGAGAGACTAGCAGATCTGGCTATGCAAAGAGGGCGCGTCTTTCTGTTGATGGCGTCCGTAAGCTAATAAGAGCCGGCGCCGCTGTCTGCTTCCTGAAGTTCGTGCGTCTCAATGCAGCTCCAAGAAGGATCCTCGCATCTTTGACAATGCTTGTCGCTACTTACGCGGCGGCATGCGGACCGGGACGGCCGCGGCTCGCTGTGTCGCCAAGAACGCTGTCGATATGAGTTGCATGACGCTCACATCGCCGGTCATTTGAGGCTGTGGCTCGGGGAGAGGTTCACCGGCACGCTGGGCGGCCGTATTGGCCAGCATCGCCCAATAACCGGATTCGAACAGCAAATCTGCGTTGCCTTCGGGTTCGCCAAGCGCGAAATCAACCCCACCTTGCTGCTTGAACGACATCTGCCACCAGTGCACAGCGCCCGTGTCTTCGTTGACCAGTCGGAATGCCAGCAGCACGTCCCGTGGCAGTGCGGCACATGCATTCTTGACCTCATCAGACTTCGCCAAGCGATCGTTCATGATGCGGACGTGCTCCTCGGACATGAACAACGGCTGATCGGCCTCGCCGGGATTTGCCATCAAAGCACCTCTCTCAGGAATTCGCGCAAAAGCGGTGTCACCACCTTGGCTTCCATTGCGAGGGAATGGGCTGTTGCCGAATCGGTCGCGACATGCAAGACGCGTGTGGACCAACCCATGGCGTTCAAAGTAGCCTCATTGCGAATCAGCGTAGGGCCGACTTCACCTCCAGGTCCGAGACTTGCCACGATATCGAGCGCGTCGGCGAAGTTCAGGCGCGGCATCGTTAGTGATTTAGCTAGTTCTTCTTGCGCTGGCTTGTCGAGGTCTTGCAGCGAGTCGTAGTACTCAAAGAACGAGCGGTAAGACCCCACGATTCGCGCCCGCTGTTCTGGATCACTCGGCAGCATTGACGCGAAGTTTGGATATTTCTCCGGATCGACGCTGGTCTCGTACATGCCGCGGCAAGCCGTCAACATCGCTCCGAAATCAGCACCTATTGCCGGCCAGCCGCCGACTACTAAGGCGGTGAGCCGCTCCGGATGCCGCTTCGCGAGCTGGAGTCCGGAGTTGCCGCCGAATGAATAGCCAAAATAGGCGAACTTGCCGACCTTCGCTGCATCGGCTACCGCAAGGTAGTCTTCAACGACTCGCGCAGCAGTGAACGGCGGTGCGTTAGTTGCCGCCCGGCCAAACTGGCTCGGCGGATAGTCCCAAAATACCAGGCGATAGTGCTGTGCGAGCTCGGCGCGATAGGCGGCGTTACTTTCAACCACCAAACCCCGGGAAGTACCGACGACCGCGATCAACAGCGCGGGCGCATCGACCGGGCCGCAGGCCTCGACGGTGATGCGTCCGCTGTGGGTCGTCACTTCGGTGAACACAGAATCCAAGGCTGACTCCTCAATGCGGTCTCCCGCATCGGTTACGAAGAAAGAGCCGATTGGATGTGAACTTCGTCGGAAGTGCCTTAGTGAAGGGCGTGCGAGTTTTTAGGGCTTCGTCTGCCCAGTTTGCCCGGTGTGTGACGCTCCACTCTCACTCGAGGGTCACCGCGAGCATTAGTGCACTGATGATGCTGCCTTTGGGGAGACCCCGTAAAAGCTCCTGAATGCCGCGGTGAAGCTGCTGTGATGTTGATATCCAACTCGGTAGGCGACCTCGCCTACTCCGAGCCGCTCGTGGAGAAGCAAATCTCGAGCGCGTTCCATTCGGAGGCGAAGAGCGAATGCGGCGATCGTCTCGCCGAAGGCTAACTTGAAGTTCCTTGTAAGCTTGGTCGCATTCGTCCCGACCCTGCGCGCGAGCACTGTGACCGTGGGGACGTCATCGAAATGGAGTTCGATCAGGCGACGCGCCGCGACGACTTGGCGTTCCTCTCGCGGCGGAAGGGTCCCTGAGGCGACGTGAATCTCGGCTTCACTACTTTCACATAGCTGATCAATGACTGCCCGAAGGAGGTCTAGCGCCAAGATCTCAAGTCTCAGCGTTGCCGTCGGACGGTCAATGTGCTCTTCGTAAAACAGCGCCGCAGTACGCCGCGCATCAGCGTTCAGGTCGAATTTCCGGAACGCGAGCCTCTGCCGCAGCCAAGCTGCGCCACCTGGCATGTGGAAGTCACGGCAGAGGATTTCAGGGTCAATGGTGAGTCGCACTGAGGCGACGTGTTGCTGCCCTGGGATCAAGCACGAATAGGTTTCGCCACGCTGCTGCAGACGTACGAGACACTGCCCGGACTCCAGGGTCGTCTCTTCTGGAGCCAGGCAGTAGAGTTTCCCTGCGCTCATGACTGTCACGATAAGACAGCCATCGGCACGGGTCGTGCACCTGTATCCCGCTTCGGTTTCATACTGACCAAAAGACACGGACATGCCGTGATTGAGTTGGACGTAGACGGCGTCCCACTTCAGCGGCCGACCGTTTCCAACGATTCTCGAAGCATCGGTCAGATGGGCTGGACGCCAGTCCTGCCCTGCTTGATCCTTCGCCATGGATCCAAGCACCGCGTGAAAGTCCGACTCAAGTCGGATGGTCTGGTCTGGCAAAAACGGCGCCTCCGTACGCATGGATCACCTCGTCAAAATACAGGTCTGCATTTTTTGAAGTGTATCGATCACCCGGAGCGCGTCAATTCGACCCCGGAGAGGGTTTACCCTTGGTGCGATACAGCCGAATTGCAGCTCGCCTAAACGGCGACGCATGTCCCCTAAGGACGGTCTGAGGACTCGGAAACGACCACCGCGCGAAGGCCAGTTCAAGGTTCGGCGCGCTCCAGGTCGTTGCAGTCTAGAGACAGCGGCGCACGACCACCGTGGACAGTGCACAGCCGTCCGTTACTCGTGTTGGCCCCGATCCGGACTCACGGGAACTGCCCAGCGGTTCCAGAGGTCCAACTTATTGCACCTAGGAGCGCTCGATGAATGCACGATCGGACGTGTTGGGACTTTGCCTGCTTGCCATTGCTTCTCTCGCATCCGCCGGTAGCGCGTCCGTCGTCTTCGTTGATCCGGGAAAGCACACGGATGCCTCCTACTCGCATTCATTCTCAGCGAGCAGCGGTGATCGCGCCCAAGTGCAGCGCGACATTGAACACCACCTGAAGTACCTCGCCGAGCGCGACTTGCCGGCCGGCGACGTATTAACAGTCGAGGTTCTGGATATTGATCTGGCGGGTCGTTTTGAGCCATCTGCCTCAGGATTTGACGTGCGAATCGTTCGGGAGATCACAAGTCCTCGCATCGAGCTGCGATACAAGCTGATGCACGGCGACCAGCTGCTTGGCAGCGCCGAAGAGCATCTCGCCGACCTGAGTTTCCTGATGAGGATCAATCCGTACAGGCGCGACGATCGGCTGCGGTATGAAAAAGCGATGCTCGACGACTGGTTTCAAAGGAGATTTGGCATCAGGTAGCTGCGACACCGCACTAGCCCGGCAGCTCGCGCCAAGGCTTTGCGAACCTCTCTGGGGGCACGGCCCTTGGCACCTTGCACTTGACCCAATCCGCGGAGCGCTCGCCTGGGATGTACTTCGATCCCAAGCGCTTTGCCACCAAGCCTTCCAGCTTGAGCGCGACAGCCTGCGAGTAGAGCGTTGCGCCGTGCTCACCGCCGAAATGCCCAACGTACATCACAGCGGTAGGCATGGGGTCTAGCAGCGTCTTAAGCGTCGCTTTTCGGTGCTCCAGCGCGCAGCCAATGAGGCTTTTGCCGTCGTGGGCGAGCAGGTCAAAGGCACAGTACACAACTGAATCACAGCCCTCGTACCAGCGCCGTCGGCGGGCGCGGCTTTGCAGTCGGTTGAAGTCGCTGCGGCCCAGTTCATCGAGTACACAGACCTAGCCGTCCAGCACGTGAGGTCCGCCGGCGAGCTGGCGCAGTCCTTCAGCTATTTCGGGGAACCACTTCGTGGCATCCGCACCGCTGCGGGTGTTCAGCACGACATCGCCGTTGTTGACGCCAGCGATCAGGCGATAGCCGTCGAACTTGAGCTCGTACAGCCAGCCGTCGTGACCGAAGGGCTGTGACTTGCGACCTTCATGCAGCAACATGGGGGCGGGGAGGATCAAGGCGTCATCCTCGAGCGCGTCTTTTCTCTGCCAGCAATGAACTGTACATTTACACAGTGTACATCAGCGTCACGTTGCTCATGGGGAACGGCAAGCGGCTGTCGCCTTACGCAATCAGGACGCAGACGCCGGCTGTGGGCTGGCTGTACTACGAAGTGGACGGCTCGGTGGTGAGAGCCTTTCTGCGGCGGAAAGATGGGTTTGAGCTGCTCGCGCTCCATCACGCACGGCTCGTAGGGTGTTGCGGCCAGCGGGGTGCGCTCATTGAAGGCGTCGAGTACCGCAGGAAGGGCGTCAAACACTCCATCTGCGACCGGCAGGCCTGGTGGTGCGAGGCACCTCCAAGGACGAAACCGCTGCTAGACCACCAGGCCCGCATCCTGGCGGCAGAGCTGGAGTACTTGGCGCGCAAGCTTGCCGGCTGGGGCTACGACTAAATCCTTCGGGGGTAGCAAAGCTTGTGGGCCGCCGACGCAGCGCCATTCATTGATGGCCTGGAAGTCGAAGTCGTTCGACCTCGCCTAGGCTTGCAGCGCTTCTAGCTTGCTTGCAGCCTCCCGCTTGCCCATCTTCCGCACAGTTGCGATAGCGGGCAGGTAGCTAGCCCGCGGATGCACCTGGCCGCCTTCCCACTTGTAGACGGACAAGCCGCTAACTCCCAAGAGCCTGCCGTACTCAGCTGCAGAAAGTCCCAAGCGCGCTCTGTGCATTGCAAAACCCTTTGCGCTGAAGCGATGCTTTGGGGAGCCGGCATCGTCTTCCATGGGCTTGCCAACCGAAATGGCGGCCTTCGAAGTGCGCCTAGTTTGACGCTCGAGCTGCTCGATCCGACGCTTTAGGGCTGCAATCTCGGAGCGGTACCCGGTGACGGCCTTGCGCAGGCCGTTAGTCTCCAAGCGCGGCTCCTTGCGGGCAAGCCGGGCGATTTCTGCTTTTAAGACGCTTGCAATGTTCGGCATCCCCGGATTTTGTCATGCGGGCTCACGTTTCGCACAATACGGGTGGGAACCCGGCCTTGTGGTCTTTCAGCGCCATTGCAACACGGGGCCCTCAACGTCCGTGCGTCTTCAGGTACTCCAGCACCTTGTCCGCCCGACCGCCGACGGCCTGCACTGCTTCCTTTAGGTTGTCGGGCGTGGTGTGCAGGCTCCCGCCCATTCCGTTAACTGTTCAACCTGCAGCTGGTCTAGGCCGACCAATGGGTCGCATATCACAGCGCGGCCGGGCACGTACAACGTCGGCTCGTCGTCGACCGCGATCCAGCTCTCACCTGGGGCGTGCTGCTGCAGCCAAGCCACGCATTCCCGCTGCCGGTGGCCACTGCCTCCGTGCCACTTGAGAATCGGCGTCGCCCCAACGATACGGATGCGCAACTCAGGAGAAAAAGGCTGCCGCAGCCGCTCGAGCGTTCGTGTCTCGCGCCAGGAGCTAGAGATCACCACCTGCAGCTGTAGGTGCTCGCGCAGCAGGCGCTCGAGCAGAGGCAGTCGCTCGAATAGCCGTGCGCTCCTGCATCCGACGGGATGCAACACGCCGTCGATGTCCAGAAACAGGATCCGCTGCACGTCGTCGCCGTCATCTACGATCTCGCTTGCAACAAGCGAAGTCGGCATTGCCTCGCCTCCGTGCTTCTTGGGGTCAAATCGCTTGAGCTTCTGTTCGAGCGTCAGGCGCGGCTCGCCCGCTGCTGCCCGGCCAAATGAGACCTCCTCCAGAACCTGGTCAAGATCCACGCCCGACGCCGCGGCTTGCCCGAGCAGGTCCACGATGCTGACGGACTTATGTTGGGGCTTTGAGCTCATGGCGGGAGCATGCATCGGTGCAGTTGGTTCCGTAGACTTCGTCGAAGTCAAGGTGCGCAGGAAAATTCATCTGACCCTCGGCGGCTTCACTTGAGTGCTCCTGCGGACCTTCGCTAGTGCTGCTCACAGGGCGCCGGAACGCGCACGTCGCAAGAGCTCAGCCCGAAACAACTCGATCCATTCACAATTCGAGAATCCGGAACAGCCTGATCGAAGCATCGGTCCGTATTCACCAGTCCCGCGCACTAGGTACTGCAGCGCGTTCATGATGTGTGAACTGCTCATCGCCGACAGCGTGATGTAACTGCCACGTGCAGTCACCCACTCCGGTGTTCTCATGCATGTCTCCCGAGCTAGATCCTCGATGTGCCAGCGGACACTGCTGCTCAGCTCGACTCCTGGCGAACACACCGCCGGCAAGCGACGTGATACCAGCCCTGCCGCCGCAGCAGGCCAGGCGCGCCACAGGCTGCGCAGGTTTTGGCGGACTTCTTCTCAGCTTCGGCAATCAAGTCATCGACTTCTTGCGCCGGAAAAAGCTGGCGATGCCGAGGCGCCGCGCTGGCCCTGAAATGGCCATCGGGCCCCACGATGTCTACCGCAACGGCGCGCTTGCGGTCGACGGAGTAGTAAAAGCGCAATACCCCGAACTTCTCTTTGACCTGTTCAACCCGAAACCGGCGCGCCTGCCCGTCGTCGAGCAAGTGGTCGATCGCAGCGCAAAGGTCATGCAGGATCGCGCCCCACCCGGGCGGAAACCCAATATCCGAGCGGCTGGCTCTTCGGAGCAGGCGAGGAAAGGCCGTCAGTAGCGCCCCGACGTGCGCCTCTTGCGCTTTATCTGAGCCGTACATGGGATCACTCATTGGGTCGCAGCCTGAATTCGGCGCCAGTAGCGCTCCGTGACGTCCTCCACATCGCAGATCCCAACATGCACCTGGGCAAAGCGTTCGAGGACAGCTTGCAGCAGCGCATCGCTCGTGGGTGGCCCCGGCGTGTGGTACACGCGGCCAGAACTCGTCGACCATGTCCGGGTTGACGGCTGCCAGGACTGGACCGGCGTTGTGATGCGCAACCTCAATGCTTCAGCCAGTACGCCGGCGAGCATGACGGCGGGACCGGAGGCAAACACGCGCCACGTGGCCAAGACGACCACGGGTTGGGCATCGACACGAGGTGCGTGGCGAATCTCGACGGACACGAGGTGCCTAATCATGCGAGGGGTTTCGGGAGGATCTGGACGAAATTCGCGCAGCGCTGACTTACGCATCACGCCGATGGTGGAATGCTGTTCCTGTGTTCCTGAATGGCTTTCCACACGTCTGCGGTTATCGAGTGAGCATCCGCTGTGGTAAAGCCTCGTGTGGTCAGGCTGGTGCGCCAAACGAATTCCGCGTCGGCGTCAAACCCCGGCCGACTCACGAGCTCGTACCGCCGGCCCGTTGCCGATATCAGCGACGCCGTGGCGGGATCGAACTCCGCCAGCATGCTGCTCGCTCGACCCTCTCGCGTCATCAAGTCATAGCCCCAGACGTGACGAGAGC
Above is a window of Ramlibacter tataouinensis DNA encoding:
- a CDS encoding HAD domain-containing protein; the protein is MSSKPQHKSVSIVDLLGQAAASGVDLDQVLEEVSFGRAAAGEPRLTLEQKLKRFDPKKHGGEAMPTSLVASEIVDDGDDVQRILFLDIDGVLHPVGCRSARLFERLPLLERLLREHLQLQVVISSSWRETRTLERLRQPFSPELRIRIVGATPILKWHGGSGHRQRECVAWLQQHAPGESWIAVDDEPTLYVPGRAVICDPLVGLDQLQVEQLTEWAGACTPRPTT
- a CDS encoding alpha/beta fold hydrolase is translated as MFTEVTTHSGRITVEACGPVDAPALLIAVVGTSRGLVVESNAAYRAELAQHYRLVFWDYPPSQFGRAATNAPPFTAARVVEDYLAVADAAKVGKFAYFGYSFGGNSGLQLAKRHPERLTALVVGGWPAIGADFGAMLTACRGMYETSVDPEKYPNFASMLPSDPEQRARIVGSYRSFFEYYDSLQDLDKPAQEELAKSLTMPRLNFADALDIVASLGPGGEVGPTLIRNEATLNAMGWSTRVLHVATDSATAHSLAMEAKVVTPLLREFLREVL
- a CDS encoding helix-turn-helix transcriptional regulator, encoding MRTEAPFLPDQTIRLESDFHAVLGSMAKDQAGQDWRPAHLTDASRIVGNGRPLKWDAVYVQLNHGMSVSFGQYETEAGYRCTTRADGCLIVTVMSAGKLYCLAPEETTLESGQCLVRLQQRGETYSCLIPGQQHVASVRLTIDPEILCRDFHMPGGAAWLRQRLAFRKFDLNADARRTAALFYEEHIDRPTATLRLEILALDLLRAVIDQLCESSEAEIHVASGTLPPREERQVVAARRLIELHFDDVPTVTVLARRVGTNATKLTRNFKLAFGETIAAFALRLRMERARDLLLHERLGVGEVAYRVGYQHHSSFTAAFRSFYGVSPKAASSVH
- a CDS encoding DUF3016 domain-containing protein, with the translated sequence MNARSDVLGLCLLAIASLASAGSASVVFVDPGKHTDASYSHSFSASSGDRAQVQRDIEHHLKYLAERDLPAGDVLTVEVLDIDLAGRFEPSASGFDVRIVREITSPRIELRYKLMHGDQLLGSAEEHLADLSFLMRINPYRRDDRLRYEKAMLDDWFQRRFGIR
- a CDS encoding DUF3606 domain-containing protein; the protein is MGGSLHTTPDNLKEAVQAVGGRADKVLEYLKTHGR
- a CDS encoding helix-turn-helix domain-containing protein, producing the protein MPNIASVLKAEIARLARKEPRLETNGLRKAVTGYRSEIAALKRRIEQLERQTRRTSKAAISVGKPMEDDAGSPKHRFSAKGFAMHRARLGLSAAEYGRLLGVSGLSVYKWEGGQVHPRASYLPAIATVRKMGKREAASKLEALQA